The following are encoded in a window of Centroberyx gerrardi isolate f3 chromosome 1, fCenGer3.hap1.cur.20231027, whole genome shotgun sequence genomic DNA:
- the sinhcafl gene encoding SIN3-HDAC complex associated factor, like — protein sequence MFGFHKSKIYRSNDGCCICKTKSSSSRFTDSSRYEETFRLCFGLSEDRVGDICNACVLLVKRWKKLPNGSKKNWNHVVDARAGPGFKLTKPKKTKNSDGKKKSKLKKLHKFKRQNSDAHSTTSSMSPSQSPSYSNQSDDGSDIESKQRRSTPSVFSFLDRSYWKRQKVCCGIVYKGRFGEVIIDPRLFKPCCSSKKQKTLVSTQVATHLPDTLPPPLPEDLKETW from the exons ATGTTTGGCTTTCATAAGTCAAAGATCTACCGAAGTAACGACGGCTGTTGCATCTGTAAGACCAAGTCCTCCAGTTCACGCTTCACAGACAGCAGTCGATATGAAGAAACTTTCAGGCTGTGTTTTGG GCTGTCAGAGGATCGTGTTGGAGACATTTGCAATGCCTGTGTGCTGTTGgtgaaaagatggaaaaagctACCAAATGGCTCCAAAAAGAACTGGAACCAT GTTGTCGATGCCAGAGCCGGGCCGGGCTTCAAGTTGACAAAACCTAAGAAGACCAAGAACAGTGATGGGAAGAAGAAAAGCAAGCTGAAGAAGCTTCATAAGTTCAAGAGACAAA ACTCAGATGCCCACAGCACTACCTCCAGTATGTCTCCATCCCAGTCTCCCAGTTACAGCAACCAGTCAGACGACGGCTCCGACATCGAGTCCAAACAAAGACGCTCGACTCCGtctgtcttctctttcctcGACCGCTCCTACTGGAAAAG GCAAAAGGTGTGCTGTGGGATTGTCTATAAGGGACGGTTCGGGGAGGTGATCATTGACCCTCGACTGTTCAagccctgctgcagctccaagAAACAGAAGACACTGGTGTCCACACAAGTGGCCACACACCTTCCAGACACGCT